Proteins encoded together in one Rubripirellula reticaptiva window:
- a CDS encoding phenylacetate--CoA ligase family protein, whose amino-acid sequence MTNDLANKAAQAKDRLNEHTLKTVHWHFSDETGSPFWLGKKAELNFDPLKDVKSFDDLKKFPLFEDDWLRGGPVRRWVPKGHAGKPTYVFETGGTTGVPKSRVVIEDHWKDYELFSDTLPDKHFPKGSNWLMLGPSGPRRLRLAVEHLAQYRDGICFCIDLDPRWVVKLIKKGWMEHLEEYKKHCIDQAITVLTAGHDVKCMFTTPKLLESLNEGLEERGTSLQEIGITGIFSGGTEFTPQWTRFCVEEMLGGPASEGGVFMTPTYGNTLMGLACSKPITAADGYKIAYYAPQPRAVTEVVTFDDYNTPVGYGETGRVKLYTLTDEFFVPGFMERDEGEREEPFDMYPWDGVSGVRPFHELAGATTVGVY is encoded by the coding sequence ATGACCAACGACCTAGCGAATAAAGCAGCCCAAGCAAAGGACCGCTTGAACGAGCACACTCTCAAGACCGTCCACTGGCACTTTTCGGATGAAACTGGCAGCCCGTTTTGGCTCGGTAAAAAAGCGGAACTGAACTTTGATCCGTTGAAAGACGTGAAGAGCTTCGACGATCTAAAGAAGTTCCCGCTATTCGAAGACGATTGGTTGCGAGGCGGTCCAGTTCGTCGTTGGGTTCCGAAAGGTCATGCCGGCAAGCCAACCTATGTTTTCGAAACCGGCGGTACGACGGGCGTCCCGAAAAGCCGTGTCGTGATTGAAGACCATTGGAAAGATTACGAACTGTTCAGCGACACGTTGCCCGACAAGCACTTCCCGAAAGGTTCCAATTGGTTGATGTTGGGCCCCAGTGGCCCACGGCGCCTGCGTTTGGCCGTTGAACACTTGGCTCAGTATCGTGACGGGATTTGCTTCTGCATCGACCTGGACCCTCGCTGGGTCGTGAAATTGATCAAGAAAGGATGGATGGAACATCTGGAAGAGTACAAAAAACACTGCATCGACCAAGCCATCACCGTGTTGACCGCAGGTCACGATGTGAAGTGCATGTTCACAACGCCAAAACTGCTCGAATCGCTGAACGAAGGGCTGGAAGAACGCGGTACTTCGCTGCAAGAGATCGGTATCACCGGCATCTTCAGTGGCGGCACCGAATTCACGCCCCAGTGGACTCGGTTCTGTGTTGAAGAGATGCTAGGTGGACCGGCTTCCGAAGGCGGTGTCTTCATGACTCCCACCTATGGCAACACGTTGATGGGATTGGCGTGCAGCAAGCCAATTACGGCAGCCGACGGTTACAAGATCGCTTATTACGCACCCCAGCCACGTGCGGTTACCGAGGTGGTCACGTTCGACGACTACAACACTCCCGTCGGTTACGGCGAAACCGGACGCGTCAAACTTTATACGCTGACAGACGAATTCTTTGTGCCCGGATTTATGGAACGTGACGAAGGTGAACGCGAAGAGCCGTTCGACATGTACCCATGGGACGGTGTTAGTGGCGTACGCCCGTTCCACGAATTGGCCGGCGCAACAACTGTCGGCGTTTATTAA
- a CDS encoding aldehyde dehydrogenase family protein, producing MITLSPLRWGKPYESLDFTNVVHFDTGEPIAKIGNVGGGIVGRDMRQAHKAREALLQLSTSDLIEKCKHAATLFESSDLKVGDSMQSVDQFVHQQSASTGLPEHMCRSNMMKNSFVLSHMDQILDCLTRGLDLSIFSRGYGEEGRGVIVSYQAQTPVLGAVLPNNSPGVHTLWLPAIPLQIGLALKPGSQEPWTPYRMVSAFIEAGVPAEAFGLYPGGHDSGGAIMTKTPRSMIFGSAQTVASHAGNPRVQAHGPGFSKILIGDDVVDDWENYLDIMVESVLSNSGRSCINCSGIWASRHTKEIAAAIAKRIGPVNVTPPSDPEAQLAAFTVKAMATGTYAMVQQDLAESGVTDMTAEFGEKLIERDHCAYLRPMVVHADSPDRGVAAKEYMFPFVSVVECPQSEMIRRIGPTLVGTVLTADQSLIDAAGSCVEIDRINIGPIPTNRLNWLQPHEGNLIDFLFRSRAYQTADLTVKPAVE from the coding sequence ATGATCACCCTAAGTCCGCTCCGCTGGGGCAAACCGTACGAATCGCTCGACTTCACCAATGTGGTTCACTTTGACACAGGCGAACCGATTGCCAAGATCGGCAATGTCGGCGGGGGCATCGTCGGACGCGACATGCGGCAAGCCCATAAAGCGCGCGAGGCGTTGCTGCAACTATCGACCAGCGACCTGATTGAAAAATGCAAGCATGCGGCGACGCTGTTCGAATCGTCCGACTTGAAAGTTGGCGACTCGATGCAGTCGGTTGACCAGTTCGTTCATCAGCAATCGGCCAGCACGGGGCTTCCCGAGCACATGTGCCGATCCAACATGATGAAGAACAGTTTTGTGTTAAGCCATATGGACCAGATCCTTGACTGCCTGACGCGTGGGCTCGATCTGTCGATTTTCTCGCGCGGCTATGGCGAAGAAGGCCGCGGCGTCATCGTTAGCTACCAGGCTCAGACGCCAGTCCTGGGCGCCGTCTTACCCAATAACTCGCCTGGCGTTCATACGCTGTGGCTTCCAGCGATCCCGCTGCAGATCGGATTGGCATTGAAACCAGGATCACAGGAACCTTGGACGCCTTACCGGATGGTTTCGGCATTCATCGAAGCTGGTGTTCCCGCCGAAGCATTCGGACTTTATCCCGGCGGTCACGACAGTGGCGGCGCGATTATGACCAAGACACCGCGTAGCATGATCTTTGGCAGCGCGCAAACGGTTGCGTCCCACGCGGGCAATCCGCGAGTGCAAGCGCACGGCCCGGGCTTCTCGAAGATTCTGATCGGCGACGATGTGGTCGACGACTGGGAAAACTATCTGGACATCATGGTGGAAAGCGTACTGAGTAATTCAGGACGTAGCTGTATCAATTGCAGCGGCATTTGGGCCAGCCGTCACACCAAGGAGATTGCTGCGGCGATCGCAAAGCGAATCGGCCCAGTCAACGTGACACCGCCGAGCGATCCCGAGGCTCAACTGGCGGCGTTTACCGTCAAAGCGATGGCAACTGGAACTTACGCGATGGTCCAACAAGACTTGGCTGAATCTGGCGTCACCGATATGACAGCCGAGTTCGGCGAGAAGCTGATCGAGCGAGACCACTGTGCCTATCTTCGTCCGATGGTTGTCCACGCCGACTCGCCCGATCGCGGCGTCGCGGCCAAGGAGTACATGTTCCCATTTGTAAGCGTCGTCGAATGCCCACAATCGGAAATGATCCGCCGGATTGGGCCAACGCTAGTGGGCACGGTGTTGACCGCCGACCAATCGCTGATCGACGCTGCCGGATCGTGCGTCGAAATCGACCGTATCAACATCGGGCCGATTCCAACGAACCGTCTGAATTGGCTGCAGCCGCACGAGGGCAATCTGATTGATTTCTTGTTCCGGTCGCGTGCTTACCAAACGGCTGATTTAACAGTCAAACCAGCGGTTGAGTAG
- a CDS encoding prenyltransferase/squalene oxidase repeat-containing protein, translating into MTDSTLTTGTAATQAAVPMMPARGVGRWKDPVPEPARLEDSHAEQSVKNGESKVADSTSSILPFLVSTILHTVMLIVLALVTYPIKYGTGASLIARQGEASVVVELEAIEANPTSEVANDGALAETTVTVSFAKADPATIASPVQSEASSSDIEPAEIPTNLSAITGGFPAKLTRLPGGGLSGRTPEGRTRLGEKYGASGPSEQAVEDALRYLAAHQRNDGSWSFNLELDPCNGRCRHNTVGGKDPAPKTAATGLALLAFLGAGHTHTGDTEYADTVRKGIYFLRNAAAESEAGYDWQQGSMYGHGIASMALGEALAMTAEKDREKESDLYDLVQKGAQFTCIAQHHSGSWGYRPKRPGDTTVTGWQVLSLIAARRSHVDLQTHTLRSAKQFLLSTCGEVPYWFGYQAPPGEKTTTAIGLTMMLYLGEDLSHTPFQKAMDAMADRGPMLSNIYHDYYATLALHHARHGDWDKWNTKLRDHLVATQEKDGHEKGSWHFKERWGDVGGRLYTTAMCALTLEVYYRYLPMYEELEEFPLD; encoded by the coding sequence ATGACCGATTCCACCCTTACGACCGGAACTGCGGCAACGCAGGCGGCGGTGCCAATGATGCCCGCTCGCGGTGTTGGTCGGTGGAAAGATCCAGTCCCTGAACCAGCAAGGCTAGAAGATAGCCATGCCGAACAGTCGGTGAAGAACGGCGAATCCAAGGTCGCCGACTCGACTTCTTCGATTCTGCCGTTTCTGGTCAGCACGATCCTGCATACCGTGATGCTGATCGTCCTGGCACTTGTCACTTACCCGATCAAGTACGGAACCGGCGCTAGCCTGATCGCTCGCCAAGGCGAAGCTTCTGTCGTCGTCGAACTTGAAGCCATCGAAGCCAATCCGACCAGCGAAGTTGCCAACGACGGAGCTCTTGCCGAGACGACTGTTACGGTTAGCTTTGCGAAAGCGGATCCAGCCACGATCGCTTCACCGGTTCAATCCGAAGCATCGTCCAGCGACATCGAACCCGCCGAAATTCCAACGAACCTATCCGCGATCACCGGCGGCTTCCCCGCCAAACTCACTCGTTTGCCAGGTGGCGGACTGTCGGGGCGAACCCCCGAAGGGCGAACTCGATTGGGCGAAAAGTACGGTGCGTCGGGGCCAAGCGAGCAAGCCGTCGAAGATGCGTTGCGTTACCTTGCCGCGCACCAGAGAAATGACGGCAGTTGGTCGTTCAATCTTGAACTTGATCCGTGCAATGGTCGATGTCGTCATAATACCGTCGGCGGTAAAGATCCAGCACCTAAAACAGCAGCAACGGGACTGGCGTTATTAGCCTTCCTCGGCGCTGGCCATACTCACACCGGCGATACCGAGTACGCCGACACCGTTCGCAAAGGCATCTATTTCTTACGAAATGCTGCCGCCGAATCTGAAGCCGGGTACGACTGGCAACAAGGCAGCATGTATGGCCACGGGATCGCTTCGATGGCGCTTGGAGAAGCGCTAGCCATGACAGCCGAGAAGGATCGTGAGAAAGAATCCGACCTCTACGATCTGGTCCAGAAGGGTGCCCAATTCACTTGCATCGCTCAGCACCATAGCGGTTCCTGGGGCTATCGCCCGAAACGCCCTGGTGACACGACGGTGACGGGATGGCAAGTGCTGTCATTGATCGCCGCCCGCCGCAGTCACGTGGACTTGCAAACGCACACGCTGCGAAGTGCGAAGCAGTTTCTGCTGTCGACGTGTGGCGAGGTCCCCTATTGGTTTGGCTATCAGGCACCGCCCGGGGAGAAGACAACCACGGCGATCGGCCTGACCATGATGCTTTACTTGGGCGAAGACCTCAGCCACACGCCATTCCAGAAAGCGATGGATGCGATGGCCGATCGTGGGCCGATGCTCAGCAACATCTACCACGACTACTACGCCACCCTTGCACTGCACCACGCTCGCCACGGCGACTGGGACAAGTGGAATACCAAGCTGCGAGACCATTTGGTCGCCACGCAAGAGAAGGACGGCCACGAAAAGGGCAGTTGGCACTTCAAGGAAAGGTGGGGCGATGTGGGCGGACGACTGTACACGACAGCGATGTGTGCGCTGACGCTTGAGGTCTACTATCGCTATCTGCCAATGTACGAAGAGCTCGAAGAGTTCCCACTCGACTGA
- a CDS encoding TolC family protein → MRSSSRRRISRAFLAGLIAATGVISTGGCRQLDKLPDGPHDKTASYHDNYGMRIEYPQVAECATSPKLAAQGATEPLALEDPSKIPAYELSLEQAIQLSIQQSPVLRSIGGAIVTAPQSVSTVYDPGTVAASVNQGTEAALSAFDAQYTQQLFWNNVDQPTNRQSFTIPGTGGGPPLVFAGFSQSQNATFTNELAKQTATGARFALRHAIQYGRTQDPSAAQLLFPSVYSGFLEAEWRQPLLQGSGTTFNRIAGPSTVPGVYNGVLIARINEDVSLADFEASVIQLAADVEQAYWDLAAAYRILDANIKGREAAQQTFQFQQVRLEVGSGRSDEEAQARSQFYQFQAQVESSLGGTTGLYALEQRLRYLIGMTASDGRLIRPSTDPTDARVVFDWESALGQALDRRVEVRRQRFNVKRLELECVAAKLNLRPRLDFLAQYRWRGLGDDLIGTGDKNFDNLYQSITDGNYQEGQAGIELSFPVGLRLASLAVREARLGLQRERAILDETELRISHDLSDAARQISLTYQLLETNYNRYQADLRQVDVLRRRYRDGNDNINFLLQAQRQVVSSESEFYRSLFAYNLAIRDIHRQKGSLLAYNQVQLSEGPWAAGAAADAYTTGRFLEPRRDPSAVSVPTPLTSGPFDPAAVQSTNAVINGSSTGELLLSESTETSLQVANEPEPETPQSNDAPVVVEPFLKKTSIDMDEAFKVSP, encoded by the coding sequence GTGCGTAGCTCATCACGACGGCGAATTTCGCGTGCGTTTCTAGCTGGCTTGATTGCCGCAACGGGTGTGATCTCAACCGGCGGTTGTCGCCAGCTCGACAAACTTCCCGACGGACCGCACGATAAGACAGCGTCCTATCACGACAACTACGGCATGCGGATCGAGTACCCACAAGTTGCCGAGTGCGCGACGTCGCCCAAGTTGGCCGCGCAGGGTGCCACCGAGCCATTGGCACTGGAAGATCCGTCGAAGATTCCAGCGTACGAACTTTCACTTGAACAAGCGATTCAGTTGTCGATCCAGCAAAGCCCTGTGCTTCGCTCGATCGGTGGCGCGATCGTCACCGCACCTCAATCGGTCAGCACGGTCTACGACCCAGGCACGGTCGCAGCGAGCGTGAACCAAGGTACCGAAGCGGCACTGTCGGCATTTGACGCCCAGTACACTCAGCAACTGTTTTGGAACAACGTCGACCAACCGACCAACCGCCAATCGTTTACCATTCCGGGAACCGGCGGCGGGCCACCGCTGGTATTCGCGGGCTTTTCGCAAAGCCAGAACGCCACGTTCACAAACGAACTTGCTAAGCAAACGGCAACCGGTGCTCGATTCGCACTGCGTCACGCGATCCAGTACGGCCGCACGCAAGACCCGTCGGCTGCCCAGCTGCTATTCCCGAGCGTCTATTCGGGATTTTTAGAAGCCGAGTGGCGTCAACCGTTGCTGCAAGGGTCAGGCACGACCTTCAACCGAATCGCTGGTCCGTCCACCGTGCCTGGTGTCTATAACGGCGTTCTGATCGCTCGCATCAACGAAGACGTCTCGCTTGCCGACTTCGAAGCGTCTGTGATCCAGTTGGCAGCTGATGTCGAACAAGCCTATTGGGACTTGGCTGCTGCATACCGAATCCTTGATGCGAACATCAAAGGCCGCGAAGCGGCTCAGCAAACGTTCCAGTTCCAACAGGTTCGTTTGGAAGTCGGTTCAGGTCGAAGTGACGAAGAAGCCCAAGCCCGGTCACAGTTCTATCAGTTCCAAGCCCAAGTCGAGTCTTCGCTTGGTGGCACCACAGGCCTGTACGCACTGGAACAACGGCTTCGCTATCTGATTGGCATGACGGCATCCGATGGACGCTTGATTCGCCCCTCGACGGATCCCACCGACGCTCGTGTCGTTTTCGACTGGGAAAGTGCCCTTGGACAAGCACTGGACCGCCGCGTCGAAGTTCGCCGTCAGCGTTTCAACGTTAAACGACTGGAACTCGAATGCGTTGCCGCGAAGCTAAACTTAAGGCCGCGATTGGACTTCTTGGCCCAGTACCGCTGGCGAGGATTGGGCGATGATTTGATCGGTACCGGCGATAAAAATTTCGACAACCTTTATCAATCGATTACCGACGGCAACTACCAAGAAGGCCAAGCCGGGATTGAGCTGAGCTTTCCAGTTGGACTTCGGCTAGCCAGCCTAGCGGTCCGTGAAGCCCGCCTGGGACTGCAACGCGAACGAGCAATTTTGGATGAAACCGAACTGCGGATCAGCCACGATTTGTCCGACGCCGCACGACAGATTTCGCTGACCTATCAGTTGCTTGAAACGAACTACAACCGATATCAAGCTGACCTACGCCAAGTCGATGTTCTGCGACGCCGCTACCGCGATGGGAACGACAACATCAACTTCTTGCTTCAGGCGCAACGACAAGTCGTTAGCAGCGAATCGGAATTCTATCGATCACTGTTCGCGTACAACCTAGCCATCCGCGACATCCATCGCCAAAAAGGATCACTGCTGGCTTACAACCAAGTCCAACTCTCCGAAGGACCATGGGCAGCCGGTGCTGCGGCCGATGCCTACACGACTGGCCGATTCCTAGAACCACGCCGAGACCCGTCGGCTGTTAGCGTACCGACTCCGCTAACCAGTGGCCCGTTTGATCCGGCTGCCGTGCAAAGCACCAATGCCGTCATCAACGGATCGTCCACAGGCGAGCTCTTATTGTCGGAATCAACCGAAACCTCGCTGCAAGTTGCCAACGAACCGGAGCCCGAAACTCCGCAGTCCAACGATGCACCCGTTGTCGTCGAGCCGTTCTTGAAAAAGACAAGCATCGACATGGACGAAGCCTTCAAGGTTTCGCCGTAA